A section of the Chlorocebus sabaeus isolate Y175 chromosome 17, mChlSab1.0.hap1, whole genome shotgun sequence genome encodes:
- the EEF1A1 gene encoding elongation factor 1-alpha 1, whose translation MGKEKTHINIVVIGHVDSGKSTTTGHLIYKCGGIDKRTIEKFEKEAAEMGKGSFKYAWVLDKLKAERERGITIDISLWKFETSKYYVTIIDAPGHRDFIKNMITGTSQADCAVLIVAAGVGEFEAGISKNGQTREHALLAYTLGVKQLIVGVNKMDSTEPPYSQKRYEEIVKEVSTYIKKIGYNPDTVAFVPISGWNGDNMLEPSANMPWFKGWKVTRKDGNASGTTLLEALDCILPPTRPTDKPLRLPLQDVYKIGGIGTVPVGRVETGVLKPGMVVTFAPVNVTTEVKSVEMHHEALSEALPGDNVGFNVKNVSVKDVRRGNVAGDSKNDPPMEAAGFTAQVIILNHPGQISAGYAPVLDCHTAHIACKFAELKEKIDRRSGKKLEDGPKFLKSGDAAIVDMVPGKPMCVESFSDYPPLGRFAVRDMRQTVAVGVIKAVDKKAAGAGKVTKSAQKAQKAK comes from the exons ATGGGAAAGGAGAAGACTCATATCAACATTGTCGTCATTGGACACGTAGATTCGGGCAAGTCCACCACTACTGGCCATCTGATCTACAAATGCGGTGGCATCGACAAAAGAACCATTGAAAAATTTGAGAAGGAGGCTGCTGAG ATGGGAAAGGGCTCCTTCAAGTATGCCTGGGTCTTGGATAAACTGAAAGCTGAGCGGGAACGTGGTATCACCATTGATATCTCCTTGtggaaatttgagaccagcaagtATTATGTGACTATCATTGATGCCCCAGGACACAGAGACTTCATCAAAAACATGATTACAGGGACATCTCAG GCTGACTGTGCTGTCCTGATTGTTGCTGCTGGTGTTGGTGAATTTGAAGCTGGTATCTCCAAGAATGGGCAGACCCGAGAGCATGCTCTTCTGGCTTACACACTGGGTGTGAAACAACTAATTGTTGGTGTTAACAAAATGGATTCCACTGAGCCACCCTACAGCCAGAAGAGATACGAGGAAATTGTTAAGGAAGTCAGCACTTACATTAAGAAAATTGGCTACAACCCCGACACAGTAGCATTTGTGCCAATTTCTGGTTGGAATGGTGACAACATGCTGGAGCCAAGTGCTAAC ATGCCTTGGTTCAAGGGATGGAAGGTCACCCGTAAGGATGGCAATGCCAGTGGAACCACGCTGCTTGAGGCTCTGGACTGCATCCTACCACCAACTCGTCCAACTGACAAGCCCTTGCGCCTGCCTCTCCAGGATGTCTACAAAATTGGTG gtATTGGTACTGTTCCTGTTGGCCGAGTGGAGACTGGTGTTCTCAAACCCGGTATGgtggtcacctttgctccagtcaaCGTTACAACTGAAGTAAAATCTGTCGAAATGCACCATGAAGCTTTGAGTGAAGCTCTTCCTGGGGACAATGTGGGCTTCAATGTCAAGAATGTGTCTGTCAAGGATGTTCGTCGTGGCAACGTTGCTGGTGACAGCAAAAACGACCCACCAATGGAAGCAGCTGGCTTCACTGCTCAg GTGATTATCCTGAACCATCCAGGCCAAATAAGTGCTGGCTATGCCCCTGTGTTGGATTGCCACACGGCTCACATTGCATGCAAGTTTGCTGAGCTGAAGGAAAAGATTGATCGCCGTTCTGGTAAAAAACTGGAAGATGGCCCTAAATTCTTGAAGTCTGGTGATGCTGCCATTGTTGATATGGTTCCTGGCAAGCCTATGTGTGTTGAGAGCTTCTCAGACTATCCACCTTTGG gtcgCTTTGCTGTTCGTGATATGAGGCAGACAGTTGCGGTGGGTGTCATCAAAGCAGTGGACAAGAAGGCTGCTGGAGCTGGCAAGGTCACCAAGTCTGCCCAGAAAGCTCAGAAGGCTAAATGA